The Antarcticibacterium flavum genome contains the following window.
TGGTGTGGACCATGTAGAATGGTAGGTCCAATCATTGATGACATTAGCAAAGACTATGAAGGTAAAGCAGTTGTTGGAAAACTTGATGTTGACGCCAACCAGGAATTTGCCGCTAAATACGGAGTAAGGAATATTCCAACTGTTCTAATTTTCCAAAATGGAGAAGTTGTGGGACGCCAGGTAGGTGTTGCTCCTAAGAATACTTATGCAGATGCTCTGGACGCACTATTGTAGTCCTTTTTAATAAAAACAAACAGGCCCGGGAATTATATTCACCGGGCCTGTTTGTTTTCTCCTTTTTTAGGCGAGCTGCCTTTCTATTCTTACCACTAAATCGTCCACATCAAATGGTTTGGCTATAAAGTCATTGGCTCCTTCCAAACTGCTTATATGAGCGTGTGCAGACATTAAGACTACAGGGATGTTGCGTGTGGAGGAGGCATCCTTGAGTTGCTTACAAATATCCAGCCCGTTCCCATCTGGCAACATTATATCCAGCAGGAATAGATCAGGTTTTTTATCAGGCTGTCTGTTTTCGAAAGCCCTTGCCGTTGGGAAGGTCTGCACAGCATAATCATTGCTCATTAGCAGGAACTCCAGGAGTTCCCTTATTCCGTCGTCATCTTCTACTATAAATATCTCTTTCATTTTAAATTCGCATTGTTACAGTTTAGAACTGCCTATGAGGGATTCATCTTTGTTGTTTTCTTCTTCTTTTGGAGAAGGGGTAAAGTGATAATAAATTCTGAACCTTTGCCATAATCACTTAAAACTTCTATGTAACCTTTGTGTCTGTCTATTATTTGTTTGGTGATGTATAATCCCAGTCCAAGCCCGTTTATACCCTTTGTTGTCTCTGCCCTGTAAAAACGGGTAAACAATTCTTTTTGCTGTTCCGGGGTTAAGCCTATTCCTTCATCCCTAACCTTAATTTTTGCAAGTTTTTTATCAATCTTGAGATCAAGATAAATGCAATTTGCTCCCGGGGAATATTTAATGGCATTGGTCATAATATTTAGAATCGCCTGTTCTATCCGTTGTTTGTCACCCTTTATTATAACCGGGAGCTCCCCCAGGTTGCTCTCTACTTTGTGAGTGTGTATTGAATATCCAAAGGTTTCAATGATTTCCAGCAAGAGCTCCCTAAGATCGAAGTTCTCCAGGTTAAAATCCAGTTTTCCTTTCTCGATCCTTGACATATTCAGGATATCTTCAACCAAAGTATTGAGTTTATCTACCTGGTGGAGGGCTTTGTTCACGAATAGTGTTGGCGTATTTCCTATCTCCAGTTTTGAAAGTACCTGCAAATATCCTTTGATCGTAGTAAGAGGTGTTTTTAGTTCATGGCTAGCCAGGGCAATAAACTCATCCTTTTTATCACTAAGGGATTTAACCTGCTCAAATAATCGTGAATTATCAAGAGAGACTGCAGCCTGTGCTGCAATGTTCACCACCAGTTCCTCGTGCTCTTCATTGAACCTTTCTTTTTCAGGATGCCCGTATAGCAATCCACCAATGACCTCCCCGGTCTTAGAAACCACGGGTACTGCCATATAGCTGCTTACATCAAAATGTCCGGACGGCAGTCCCTGGTGCGGTGTATTCTTCCCATACGCATTGTGCTGCCGTATATCATCCAGGCGCACCACTTTCTTTTCTACAAAAGTAGGAATGAACATATCTGTATGGCGAGGCATTGCCAGGCTTTTGATAGCTTCTTTTGGAACCCCTGAAATTGTAAAAAGCCTGAAACCTTTACCTTTCTCATCCTTACTATTATAGAAGAAAGCTCCAAAAGCTGCGCCGGTTAATTTTGTGGTAACATCAGTTACGCGTTGCAGGATACCTTTAAGATCAAGATTTTCAGAGATGCTTTTTCCTACCGTATTTAATACTTCAAGACTGCGGGTGTATTTAGCAAGGGTTTCCTGTGCCTGTACCTGCATAGTTATATCACGGGCTACTTTTGAGGCTCCAATGATCCTCCCCTTGCCATCTTTAATAGGGGAGACAGAAAGTGAAATATTAATTAATTTCCCGGTTTTACTTTTTCGCACCGTT
Protein-coding sequences here:
- the trxA gene encoding thioredoxin, with product MALEITDANFEETVLKSEKPVMVDFWAAWCGPCRMVGPIIDDISKDYEGKAVVGKLDVDANQEFAAKYGVRNIPTVLIFQNGEVVGRQVGVAPKNTYADALDALL
- a CDS encoding response regulator transcription factor is translated as MKEIFIVEDDDGIRELLEFLLMSNDYAVQTFPTARAFENRQPDKKPDLFLLDIMLPDGNGLDICKQLKDASSTRNIPVVLMSAHAHISSLEGANDFIAKPFDVDDLVVRIERQLA
- a CDS encoding PAS domain S-box protein, giving the protein MEFNSQPSPGTSPLDLEHLLESAPVAFYTCNELGVITYYNPAAAKIWGRKPVLGKDKWCGSWKLFFPDGTPMDFEDFPALKAINETNHSPSTEVRIERPDGTYKNVLVFAQRRCNEFGKVCGAAFSLIDISRQEKDHIKQATLSAIIESSEDAIVSKDLNGIITSWNAGAERIFGYTEEEIIGQSILRLIPENRQEEEKDILNNIRNGIRVDHIETIRLDKTGREIPISVTVSPVKNAHGEVVGASKVARNISERIKIEEKQAILSAIVESSDDAIISKNLNGIIMSWNRGAEIMFGYTETEAVGKSIKLLIPEDRQQEAELILNKLRRGEKVDHFETVRKSKTGKLINISLSVSPIKDGKGRIIGASKVARDITMQVQAQETLAKYTRSLEVLNTVGKSISENLDLKGILQRVTDVTTKLTGAAFGAFFYNSKDEKGKGFRLFTISGVPKEAIKSLAMPRHTDMFIPTFVEKKVVRLDDIRQHNAYGKNTPHQGLPSGHFDVSSYMAVPVVSKTGEVIGGLLYGHPEKERFNEEHEELVVNIAAQAAVSLDNSRLFEQVKSLSDKKDEFIALASHELKTPLTTIKGYLQVLSKLEIGNTPTLFVNKALHQVDKLNTLVEDILNMSRIEKGKLDFNLENFDLRELLLEIIETFGYSIHTHKVESNLGELPVIIKGDKQRIEQAILNIMTNAIKYSPGANCIYLDLKIDKKLAKIKVRDEGIGLTPEQQKELFTRFYRAETTKGINGLGLGLYITKQIIDRHKGYIEVLSDYGKGSEFIITLPLLQKKKKTTKMNPS